CGAAATGCATATGCGTGCGAGTAATCATGATCCTCGCGAGTACATGCGAGGACTGCATCAGATTTTGATCTCTGACAAAAAGCGCCTGGGCTTCCTATTCGGCGCTGGGACGTCCCTTGCGACGTCTGTGCCGGGGGTAAAGGTTCCCGCGATAGCCGAGATGACGAAGATTGTGTCGACTGAACTAGGAGCTGCATCGAAGGATTACAAGACTGCGATCGCCGAGATCGAAGTCGAAATTGGCTCAAGCAAATTCAATGTCGAATCACTACTTTCATGCATTGAAGGAAAGCGGGCGGCAATCGGTAAGGGGAATCTTAACGGCTTAGATGCGAAGTCGTACGGCGAACTCTCCAAAGCCCTAAAGAAGGCCATAGTTCAACTCGTGTCAGTTCACGAGGTGTTAAAGCCCGAAGATCGGCACCGATTAGCACACTCGCAGTTTTCAACTTGGGTAAGCAAGGCGCGGCGTCGGCATCCTGCGGAAATCTTCACGACGAACTACGACTACCTTTTCGAGATAGCACTCGAAGGCAGCGGAATACCGTACTTCGATGGATTCTCTGGCGCATTTGAGCCGTTCTTCTGTCCAGAAGCAGTCGAAGACTTGGCTTCCTACGCTCAGCTCGCAAAGCTTTGGAAAATGCACGGATCGTTAGGTTGGACGCACCGGGCTAGCGACAAGACAGTTATTCGAAAGGGCAAAGTCGATGACGATTCGATCCTCATTTATCCGTCTCACCTCAAATACAGCACATCCAA
This sequence is a window from Pseudomonadota bacterium. Protein-coding genes within it:
- a CDS encoding SIR2 family protein, with product MRGLHQILISDKKRLGFLFGAGTSLATSVPGVKVPAIAEMTKIVSTELGAASKDYKTAIAEIEVEIGSSKFNVESLLSCIEGKRAAIGKGNLNGLDAKSYGELSKALKKAIVQLVSVHEVLKPEDRHRLAHSQFSTWVSKARRRHPAEIFTTNYDYLFEIALEGSGIPYFDGFSGAFEPFFCPEAVEDLASYAQLAKLWKMHGSLGWTHRASDKTVIRKGKVDDDSILIYPSHLKYSTSKKQPYVGLIDRLCSFLQQDDAVLITCGYSFGDEHINERILTSLRRSSSSHVVALYFDESGTPRTYALVDPENSVRKMAERDTAGRLSVYGRRHAVIGGKFGEWRLGDEPSVFETSRIDAYFDEDAAQPIAASASGIGDERWAGTGRFLLPDFGKLSAFLNDMAVGSQTAATT